A region of the Gadus morhua chromosome 1, gadMor3.0, whole genome shotgun sequence genome:
CTCCACGCTCCACTGGCCGGGGTCCTCGTGGCCGGGGTCCTCCCCGTCCGGGAACAGCCCCCCCATGGAGCCTGGAGAGACGGCGGAGCGTCagcacaccgtgtgtgtgtgtgtgtgtgtgtgtgtgtgtgtgtgtgtgtgtgtgtgtgtgtgtgtggggcccaCCTGTGTGGAAGTAGGGGGCTGCGTAGGGGAATCCGAAGGGCAGGGCCCCGTGGAGGCCGTGCAGCGGGGGCAGGAGCCCGGGGGGGAGGCCCCCGGGGAAGAGGTGTCTGCTGGGGGACCCGGGGCCCGCCGCGCggcccggcccctcccccgtctccctcgcCCCCTTGCTACGGGACTCTGGCCCCGCCTCCCTCGGCGCTCtcccgccggccccgcccctccggctctcgtcgtcctcgtcgtcgGCGTCGCTGTCCGACTCCTTCATCTCCTCgtcgcgctcctcctcctcctcctcctcctcctccccccccctccccctctcccccgtccctcccccccctcccccccctcctgtgtGGTCCCCAGCGCGCAGCTGCGCCTCGGGGCCCCTGCTGGGGCTCttccgggccccggggcccgcggccgggctgtctttgtgggaggaggaggaggcgggggccCCGGGCGGCAGGGGGCCCGGCGGGGGGCCCCCGGGGCGGAGCAGCAGCATGGCGTTGGAGCGCCGTGCCAGCTCCTCGCGCAGCGGGTGTCCCTCGGGAACGTCGTGGAGGCTCCGGAGCGCCGGGTGGTCCGGGGCCAGCCCCCCTCccagcaggtcagaggtcagcaggCGCCCCGCCCCCCGCTGGTGGAGCGACTCCAGCTCCTTCTGCCGCAGCAGCTCCGCCGAGATCtccagtctgggggggggggggggggggggttagcaggAGGTCCAGCAGGAaggggtggtgtgtgttgtggtgtgtgttggtgtgtgtcggtgtgtgttgtggtgtgtgtcggtgtgtgtcgctgtgtgtcgctgtgtgtcggtgtgtgtcggtgtgtgtcggtgtgtgtcggtgtgtgtcggtgtgtgtcgctgtgtgtcggtgtgtgtcggtgtgtgtcggtgtgtgtcggtgtgtgtcggtgtgtgtcgctgtgtgtcgctgtgtgtcgctgtgtgtcgctgtgtgtgggtgtctgtcggtgtgtgttgctgtgtgttggtgtgtgtcggtgtgtgtcgctgtgtgtcggtgtgtgttgctgtgtgtgggtgtctgtcggtgtgtgttgctgtgtgttggtgtgtgtcgctgtgtgtcggtgtgtgtcggtgtgtgtcgctgtgtgtcgctgtgtgttgctgtgtgtgggtgtctgtcggtgtgtgttgctgtgtgttggtgtgtgtcggtgtgtgtcgctgtgtgtcggtgtgtgttgctgtgtgtgggtgtctgtcggtgtgtgttgctgtgtgttggtgtgtgtcggtgtgtgtcggtgtgtgttgctgtgtgttgctgtgtgttgctgtgtgttgctttggtttgtgttggtgtgtgtactgACACTTagcttctgtgtgttttgtgtgcgtttaGATTTATTTTGGTGGTTCGGTCAAACTAAAAACACGTTAGTGTCTTTAGTTTAAATAAAGCTGTTGAACAGTGACAGCATGGCCGTGCTAACTGCTGCGTTTGGCTACGAGCATGAAGCTACGCTACTTGATGTAGCATGTTGCCCaccgtccaacacacacacacacacacacacacacactcacactcacactcacacactcacactcacactcacactcacacacacacacacacactcacactcacactcacactcacacacacacctggccagGTTCTGCTTCCTCAGCATATCCTGCTGCCGTGCGAAGATCTCCGCCGGTTGGAGGAAAGCGTATCCTGAGGCGGGAACAGAAacatcatcaatcaatcaacataTTGATCACACGGCCGTGTGATCAGTGTCACCGTGGCAACACCCTGGAGAAGCATTTTGGATCAAATACTATAATTGTTAAAAAtggctgaatgaatgaatattgcattgcattttgtaTCATTATTATGATCCATTATTCTATTTAACAATACGTTGTCTTATTTCTTTATGGAACGTGATGCAAACTGAACAACTAACGATGTTCAACCAGTGAGTCATCACAACATCTCTCCAGATtatcagggccccgtttcccgaaagcgtcgttagcctaagtggatcgtgaagtgcgtcgaaagggcatcgtagagttttcaccgcgtttcccgaaagcatcgtggggaacgaacgtcttgaaaacgctcgtagctaacgagtactccaggggtgctcgtaggtactcgtaggactctaagagaatcgtcagctatagcctcagtggcgacaccatcggacattccgtctattggatgcgttttagtaaaacgcattgcgcctctatgttcttagtttggtaattaataaagattattaattaatttattaataaagatgttaaaatggccaaaataaaacgggacagtccagaaaatgtttgcgcaggcagggcactcaaaatgtgtgagagaaagtggggggatttgtgcagactgacataggctactcataaaacgtagcataaaataatgtacaaaataaaatacaattaaaaaaattaaaaataaagaaataaaataaattataaaaaacaagcaaaggagcaggcaaaaggctgggatatggtggggattggtcacgttgacgggaatgtttagtgacatgtgggagggtggaggggggttaaaaaaaagtctcaatcactcttcgacgcgcatgaaaaccagccgcgtagttatgagggaggccgtcctcacaccgatcttcctcgtcgtcatcgtcctcagcgtcctccggttcaagcaatgccaccccagccttagctgcaatgttgtgcaacatagccgtcacacatatcaaggcgcatgacttggccggcgaaaactggagccctccgcctgacttgtgaaggcatctaaagcgcaacttccacctcccgatcgtgcgctcaacgatgcaccgggccagacggtgggcttcgttgtattcctcatcaatacataccttaccctatttccggaggggcttttatagccaatcaaattatcaatcaaggaaacccttatgcggaatcagattaagtcggctctctttgctgcgcaaagcatgtttcagaaatcagcccattaagataaatgtagttgtcacacaagctatttttaattttttgtcatatggaattatttcaggggggaaaatgccgtgaaacgcacagtgcattcaggattaggactgatatatgtcggtttcagcctaatcaattgtgttttaatgtctttagcattcatataattgcagtctatttttttcgtaggctactctgctgttgtccttgatggggatatattttaaccctttttaacacaattttcctgcgacattcctgcgtctccccctcctacagagcccatttaagcaccgtgtcagtagacagttacaatcctacgacgtcgtgagtgcagcgaatgcgcgttcacgttaagaggagtttcgggaaacgctccaaagaaattatcgatggatcgcaagatccatcgggagaatgatcgtacgagcgaagatccatcgttatcgggaaacggggcccaggccGCTGCTTAATGTATTGAATTAACTGCAGTCTAAATAACCAACATgctgttagcatgttagcaaATGACTTATCTgatagcatgttagcatgttgATAGTTAACTAGTCTGTTAGCATGTTGATAGTTAACTAGTCTGTTAGCATGTTGATAGTTAACTAGTCTGTTAGGATGTTGATAGTTAACTAGTCTGTTAGCATGTTGATAGTTAACTAGTCTGTTAGGATGTTGATAGTTAACTAGTCTGTTAGGATGTTGATAGTTAACTAGTCTGTTAGCATGTTGATAGTTAACTCGTCTGTTAGCATGTTGATAGTTGACTAGTCTGCTACCATGTTAGCATGTTGGTAGCTAACTAGTCTGTTAGGATGTTGATAGTTAACTAGTCTGTTAGCATGTTGATAGTTAACTAGTCTGTTAGCATGTTGATAGTTAACTAGTCTGTTAGGATGTTGATAGTCAACTAGTCTGTTAGCATGTTGATAGTTAACTAGTCTGTTAGGAAGTTGATAGTTAACTAGTCTGTTAGGATGTTGATAGTTAACTCGTCTGTTAGCATGTTGATTGTTAACTAGTCTGTTAGCATGTTGATAGTTAAATCGTCTGTTAGCATGTTGATAGTTAACTAGTCTGTTAGGATGTTGAAAGTTGACAAGTGTGTTAGCATGTTGATAGTTAACTAGTCTGTTAGGATGTTGATAGTTAACTAGTCTGTTAGGATGTTGATAGTTAACTAGTCTGTTAGCATGTTGATAGTTAACTAGTCTGTTAGGATGTTGATAGTTAACTAGTCTGTTAGGATGTTGATAGTTAACTAGTCTGTTAGCATGTTGATAGTTAACTCGTCTGTTAGCATGTTGATAGTTGACTAGTCTGCTACCATGTTAGCATGTTGGTAGCTAACTAGTCTGTTAGGATGTTGATAGTTAACTAGTCTGTTAGCATGTTGATAGTTAACTAGTCTGTTAGCATGTTGATAGTTAACTAGTCTGTTAGGATGTTGATAGTTAACTAGTCTGTTAGCATGTTGATAGTTAACTAGTCTGTTAGGATGTTGATAGTTAACTAGTCTGTTAGGATGTTGATAGTTAACTCGTCTGTTAGCATGTTGATAGTTAACTAGTCTGTTAGCATGTTGATAGTTAACTCGTCTGTTAGCATGTTGATAGTTAACTAGTCTGTTAGGATGTTGAAAGTTGACTAGTGTGTTAGCATGTTGATAGTTAACTAGTCTGTTAGGATGTTGAGAGTTGACTAGTCTGCTACCATGTTAGCATGTTGATAGTTAACTAGTCTGTTAGGATGTTGATAGTTAACTAGTCTGTTAGGATGTTGATAGTTAACTTGATAGGTAACTAGTCTGTTAGCATGTTGATGGTTAACTAGTCTGTTAGCATGTTGATAGTTAACTAGTCTGTTAGCATGTCGATAGTTAACTAGTCTGTTAGGATGTTGATAGTTAACTAGTCTGTTAGCATGTTGATAGTTAATGTTAGCATGTTGATAGTTAACTAGTCTGTTAGCATGTTGATAGTTAACTAGTCTGTTAGCATGTTGATAGTTAACTAGTCTGTTAGGATGTTGAGAGTTGACTAGTCTGTTAGCATGTTGATAGTTAACTAGTCTGTTAGGATGTTGATAGTTAACTAGTCTGTTAGCATGTTGATAGTTAACTAGTCTGTTAGGATGTTGATAGTTGACTAGTCTGCTAGTATGTTGGTAGTTAACTAGTCTGTTAGCATGTTGATAGTTAACTAGTCTGTTAGGATGTTGATAGTTAACTAGTCTGTTAGCATGTTGATAGTTAACTAGTCTGTTAGGATGGTGATAGTTGACTAGTCTGCTAGTCTGTTAGCATGTTGGTAGTTAACTAGTCTGTTAGCATGTTGATAGTTAACTAGTCTGTTAGGATGTTGAGAGTTGACTAGTCTGCTACCATGTTAGCATGTTGGTAGTTAGCTAGTTGTTAGCTGATGCCAGTAGCTGTCCCGGTGTGGGGGGCGGACTCACCGGGGGCGGGGCACAGGGCGGAGGGCATGCCCAGGAAGGGGGGCCGCAGGTGGGCCCCCAGGGTGATGTGGGGGGCGGCctggggggggagcagggggggcggGTGGGACAGCTCCCTGCaggacagagaacacacacacatgagcctctggacacacacacacacacacacacaccataacccCCCCCAGAGCCCTGAGCCCGGGGGGC
Encoded here:
- the samd11 gene encoding sterile alpha motif domain-containing protein 11; its protein translation is MCVCSLSCRELSHPPPLLPPQAAPHITLGAHLRPPFLGMPSALCPAPGYAFLQPAEIFARQQDMLRKQNLARLEISAELLRQKELESLHQRGAGRLLTSDLLGGGLAPDHPALRSLHDVPEGHPLREELARRSNAMLLLRPGGPPPGPLPPGAPASSSSHKDSPAAGPGARKSPSRGPEAQLRAGDHTGGGGGGGGTGERGRGGEEEEEEEEERDEEMKESDSDADDEDDESRRGGAGGRAPREAGPESRSKGARETGEGPGRAAGPGSPSRHLFPGGLPPGLLPPLHGLHGALPFGFPYAAPYFHTGSMGGLFPDGEDPGHEDPGQWSVEDVCGFISSLAGCAEYAQVFREHAIDGETLALLTEEHLLSTLGLKLAPALRIRLQVARRLGRIFYMTSFPLPLPLPPPPSATPRLLERGRGTPAPPPDTPLSLAMAHPALRPASSSSSPGASSSPFGGGPAPHGRSTPKQENGPAGGRYRESKTPS